A stretch of the Glutamicibacter sp. JL.03c genome encodes the following:
- a CDS encoding NUDIX domain-containing protein: MTAISYVVLRRGEEVLLQLRRGTGFMDGCWSIAAAGRVESGESSAAAAVREAGEELGIRIAAKDLEELFTESRTNSIPGAGDIDDHFHLATAWCGTPRIMEPDKAGDLRWFGLGELPENLVPHEKVVLLKLPTG, from the coding sequence GTGACCGCCATCAGCTATGTCGTGCTCCGACGCGGCGAAGAAGTTCTATTGCAGCTTCGGCGGGGCACTGGCTTCATGGACGGTTGCTGGAGCATCGCCGCGGCTGGACGCGTGGAGTCTGGCGAATCCAGTGCGGCCGCGGCAGTTCGAGAAGCAGGGGAAGAATTAGGCATTCGTATCGCGGCGAAAGACCTTGAAGAGCTGTTCACGGAAAGCCGGACGAATTCAATTCCGGGGGCTGGCGACATTGATGATCATTTTCATCTGGCGACCGCTTGGTGCGGCACGCCGCGGATCATGGAACCGGATAAAGCTGGCGACTTGCGCTGGTTTGGGCTTGGCGAGCTCCCAGAGAATCTGGTGCCTCATGAGAAAGTCGTGCTCTTGAAACTGCCCACTGGTTAG
- a CDS encoding metal-dependent hydrolase, translated as MMGGHHAVSGAAAWLAITTPVTVGSVNLGLGTFEMDRWETLAGAIVCAGAALLPDADHHGATIARALPPFSSIFARVIGEVSGGHRNGTHSIVGMAFFIFLAWLANGWDVHTAALGTVYPGAALFAILLISFAVKSVKFMPPLLCWIIALATGAFVGVNAPEENIWFLLAVALGVIVHVLGDMLTIGGCNLIWPIKIGSPRWFRKLPLIGGCWKANGRIAVPVLAETGSTAEWLLATLLTTYVGIALIVA; from the coding sequence ATGATGGGTGGACACCACGCGGTGAGCGGCGCAGCCGCATGGTTGGCAATTACTACTCCGGTCACCGTTGGCTCGGTCAATCTCGGGTTGGGAACCTTTGAGATGGACCGCTGGGAGACTCTCGCTGGAGCCATCGTCTGCGCCGGTGCGGCCTTGCTGCCTGACGCGGATCACCATGGGGCGACCATTGCTCGTGCCCTGCCGCCTTTTTCTAGCATTTTCGCCCGGGTTATCGGCGAGGTGTCCGGCGGACACCGCAACGGAACCCACTCGATCGTGGGAATGGCCTTCTTCATTTTCTTGGCGTGGCTGGCCAATGGCTGGGATGTCCATACTGCTGCCCTCGGCACGGTCTATCCTGGGGCCGCGCTCTTTGCGATCCTGCTGATTTCCTTTGCGGTGAAGTCCGTTAAATTCATGCCGCCCCTGCTTTGCTGGATCATTGCCTTGGCGACCGGCGCTTTCGTGGGGGTCAATGCCCCGGAGGAGAACATCTGGTTCCTGCTGGCAGTGGCCTTGGGAGTCATCGTGCATGTCCTTGGCGACATGCTGACCATTGGCGGATGCAACCTCATTTGGCCGATCAAGATCGGATCGCCGCGTTGGTTCCGCAAGTTGCCGCTCATCGGCGGTTGCTGGAAAGCCAATGGCCGGATCGCAGTCCCGGTCCTTGCCGAAACCGGCTCGACGGCTGAATGGCTTTTGGCGACGCTGCTGACCACCTACGTGGGCATCGCTCTGATTGTCGCGTGA
- a CDS encoding GNAT family N-acetyltransferase, translated as MSIVREAVFDDCPQILELIQELADYEKEPDAVRNTVEDLEQHLFADSPQAFAHVAEDEAGAIVGIAIWYLTYSTWEGRHGIHLEDLYVRANQRGLGTGNALLRTLASICVERGYKRLEWQVLDWNEPAIKFYDSLGAGSLDGWTTRRMDGDALESLGSQGAK; from the coding sequence ATGAGTATTGTGCGTGAAGCCGTCTTCGATGACTGCCCTCAAATTCTGGAACTGATTCAAGAACTGGCGGACTATGAGAAAGAGCCCGACGCGGTGCGCAACACCGTAGAAGACCTCGAACAGCATCTCTTCGCCGATAGCCCGCAGGCGTTTGCGCATGTGGCTGAAGACGAGGCTGGCGCCATCGTCGGCATCGCCATCTGGTATCTGACCTATTCCACCTGGGAAGGCCGCCACGGGATCCATTTGGAAGATCTCTACGTCCGCGCCAACCAGCGCGGGCTGGGTACGGGCAACGCGCTTCTGCGCACGCTGGCGAGCATCTGCGTCGAGCGCGGATACAAGCGCCTCGAGTGGCAGGTTCTCGATTGGAACGAGCCAGCCATCAAATTCTACGACTCGCTCGGCGCCGGTTCCCTCGACGGATGGACCACCCGTCGTATGGACGGCGACGCTCTGGAGTCACTCGGATCGCAAGGAGCAAAGTAA
- a CDS encoding alpha/beta hydrolase, with translation MAHYRGMDVADHRIEVPLDHSHPEGEKISVFAREVSTDSTKPWLLFLQGGPGGKSPRPGSLSGWLAEAVKHFRVLLLDQRGTGLSTPANRQTLPLRGDSAAQARYLAHFRADSIVRDAEAFRQHLGIDQWSTLGQSYGGFCTLTYLSLFPGSLTRCLVTGGLAALDQDAKTVYRATYERMAERNREYFSWYPQDFETLHKIYQHLRANDDERLPNGQRVTVPLVQMLGMYLGGNTRVHLLHHIFEEAFVRTPGGQRLSDTFMDALQAQASFAANPLYALMHETIYAQGKATNFAAEEVLPEFPDFTAHADTPLLTGEMIFRWHFSEDPALRPLEEVARILAEHEHFLPLYDLDTLAKNTVPVAAAVYHDDVYVDRELSLRTASQVAGLQTWVTGEYHHDGLGDDGPAIFRRLLAMTNGEDPEAAAKDL, from the coding sequence ATGGCGCATTACCGCGGCATGGACGTGGCCGATCACCGGATTGAGGTCCCACTGGACCACTCGCATCCCGAGGGTGAAAAGATTTCGGTGTTTGCCCGGGAAGTCAGCACCGATTCCACCAAGCCTTGGCTGTTGTTCCTGCAGGGAGGGCCGGGCGGCAAATCGCCGCGGCCAGGATCCCTGTCCGGCTGGCTCGCGGAAGCTGTCAAGCACTTCCGCGTGCTTTTGCTCGATCAGCGTGGCACCGGCCTGTCCACCCCGGCCAACCGCCAGACGCTCCCGCTGCGCGGAGACTCCGCAGCACAAGCACGTTATCTGGCGCATTTCCGCGCAGACTCGATCGTGCGTGATGCCGAAGCATTCCGCCAACACCTTGGCATTGACCAGTGGAGCACGCTAGGTCAAAGCTACGGCGGCTTCTGCACCCTGACGTACCTTTCACTGTTCCCGGGCTCGCTCACACGATGCCTCGTCACCGGCGGTTTGGCAGCTCTGGATCAGGATGCGAAAACCGTGTATCGGGCCACCTATGAGCGGATGGCCGAACGCAACCGCGAGTACTTCTCCTGGTACCCGCAGGACTTCGAAACCCTGCACAAGATCTACCAGCACCTGCGCGCCAATGACGATGAGCGCTTGCCCAACGGCCAACGGGTCACCGTCCCCTTGGTGCAGATGCTGGGCATGTACTTGGGTGGCAATACCCGGGTCCACCTCTTGCACCACATTTTCGAGGAAGCCTTCGTCCGCACCCCGGGTGGCCAGCGGCTCTCCGATACCTTCATGGATGCCCTTCAAGCCCAGGCATCCTTCGCGGCCAACCCGCTGTACGCGCTGATGCATGAAACCATCTACGCGCAGGGCAAGGCAACGAACTTCGCGGCCGAAGAAGTGCTCCCTGAATTCCCGGACTTCACGGCCCATGCGGACACGCCCCTGCTGACCGGCGAGATGATTTTCCGGTGGCACTTCTCCGAGGACCCGGCCTTGCGCCCGCTGGAAGAGGTCGCTCGCATCCTGGCCGAGCACGAGCACTTCCTGCCACTCTATGACCTGGATACCCTGGCCAAGAACACCGTGCCGGTCGCGGCTGCCGTGTACCATGACGATGTCTACGTCGACCGTGAACTCTCCCTGCGCACGGCATCCCAGGTAGCCGGCCTGCAGACCTGGGTCACTGGAGAATACCATCACGATGGCCTTGGCGATGATGGGCCAGCGATCTTCCGCCGGCTGCTGGCCATGACCAATGGCGAAGATCCTGAGGCTGCTGCCAAGGATCTGTAA
- a CDS encoding MarR family winged helix-turn-helix transcriptional regulator, producing MSDVPLDAGTVATDLALASGTMSRLLGQAAGQGRSVTAWRVLSSLDRLGAQRVGDLAIEQRVAQPTMTGLIIRLENDGMVQRQPDPKDGRASLVSLTEAGRNEIRGYRQRAIDVLLGGMDAFSETEQQALARVVPLIQQINEQIAAGLDS from the coding sequence ATGAGCGATGTACCGCTAGACGCAGGCACCGTAGCCACCGACTTGGCGCTTGCTTCGGGAACCATGTCCCGCCTGTTGGGTCAGGCCGCTGGACAGGGTCGCTCCGTCACCGCGTGGCGGGTGCTTTCGTCGCTGGACCGGTTGGGAGCGCAGCGCGTGGGCGACCTCGCGATTGAGCAGCGAGTCGCCCAGCCGACGATGACCGGACTGATTATCCGTCTGGAAAATGACGGCATGGTGCAGCGGCAGCCAGACCCCAAGGATGGCAGAGCGAGCCTGGTCAGCCTGACCGAGGCGGGCCGAAACGAGATCCGCGGCTACCGCCAGCGAGCCATCGACGTGTTGCTGGGCGGCATGGATGCGTTCAGCGAAACAGAACAGCAGGCCCTGGCCCGCGTAGTGCCGCTGATTCAACAAATCAACGAGCAGATCGCAGCCGGCCTCGACAGCTGA
- a CDS encoding TerC/Alx family metal homeostasis membrane protein — protein MGTHGLTIQFEIIALIVLCAVLIADLLYVTKRPHIPSMKEAGIFVGIYIALALIFGAVIWTQSGPQLGQEFYAGWITEYALSVDNLFVFIIIMARFSVPRKYQQEVLMFGIIIALILRAIFIVLGAAIIEQWSWVFYIFGAFLLWTAWNQLKDEDEDEESGVVKKLTSKLPISKDFDGAKLRTVVDGKKLFTPMVLVFVTIGMTDLLFAFDSIPAIFGLTKSAFIVFTANIFALMGLRQLYFLLGGLMNRLVFLKHALSFILAFIGVKLVFHALHENNLPFINGGEPLHYAWLDISVGLSLLVILGAIVVATVLSLWTPWGKRAAASAEAESMTSASGKASSDDI, from the coding sequence GTGGGCACTCATGGGTTAACCATTCAATTCGAGATCATCGCGCTGATCGTTCTGTGCGCGGTTCTCATTGCGGACTTGTTGTACGTCACCAAGCGTCCGCATATCCCTTCCATGAAGGAAGCTGGCATCTTTGTCGGCATTTACATCGCACTGGCACTGATTTTCGGCGCGGTCATCTGGACCCAGTCTGGCCCGCAGCTCGGCCAGGAGTTCTACGCTGGCTGGATCACCGAATACGCGTTGTCCGTAGACAACCTGTTCGTCTTCATCATCATCATGGCGCGCTTCTCGGTACCACGGAAGTACCAGCAGGAAGTGCTGATGTTCGGCATTATCATCGCGCTGATTTTGCGCGCGATCTTCATTGTGCTCGGCGCCGCCATCATCGAGCAGTGGTCGTGGGTCTTCTACATCTTCGGTGCCTTCCTGCTGTGGACCGCTTGGAACCAGCTCAAGGATGAGGACGAGGACGAGGAAAGCGGCGTGGTCAAGAAGTTGACCAGCAAGCTGCCGATCTCCAAGGACTTCGACGGGGCCAAGCTGCGCACCGTGGTCGATGGCAAAAAGCTGTTCACCCCGATGGTCCTGGTCTTCGTGACCATCGGCATGACCGACTTGCTGTTCGCCTTCGACTCGATTCCGGCGATCTTCGGCCTGACCAAGTCGGCCTTCATCGTCTTCACTGCAAACATCTTCGCCTTGATGGGCCTGCGCCAGCTGTACTTCCTGCTCGGCGGCCTGATGAACCGACTGGTCTTCCTGAAGCACGCACTGAGCTTCATTCTGGCCTTCATCGGCGTCAAGCTGGTCTTCCACGCGTTGCATGAAAACAACCTGCCATTCATCAACGGCGGCGAGCCACTGCACTACGCATGGCTGGACATCTCTGTGGGACTGTCCCTGCTGGTGATCCTGGGCGCCATCGTCGTAGCCACGGTGCTGTCCCTGTGGACTCCATGGGGCAAGCGCGCCGCAGCCAGCGCAGAAGCCGAGTCCATGACCTCCGCTTCTGGCAAGGCCTCAAGCGACGACATCTAA
- the uvrB gene encoding excinuclease ABC subunit UvrB gives MSLAQPIKRVVAPFEVISEYEPAGDQPQAIKQLTERINNGEKDIVLLGATGTGKSATTAWLVEQVQRPTLVLVQNKTLAAQLANEFRELMPNNAVEYFVSYYDYYQPEAYVPQTDTFIEKDSSINEEVERLRHSATNSLLTRRDTIVVATVSCIYGLGTPEEYVAGMVTVRAGEELNRDAMLRQFVAMQYTRNDMDFHRGTFRVRGDTVEIIPMYEEQAVRIEFFGDEVEAIYTLHPVTGEVIREETEMYIFPASHYVAGAERMGKAIKRIEDELAVRLKELESQNKLVEAQRLRMRTTYDLEMMEQMGFCNGIENYSRHIDGRDAGSAPHCLLDYFPDDFLLVIDESHVTVPQIGAMYEGDMSRKRTLVEHGFRLPSAMDNRPLKWDEFLERIGQTVYLSATPGKYELGKSDGFVEQIIRPTGLIDPEILVKPTKGQIDDLLDEIRTRVDRDERVLVTTLTKRMAEDLTDYLTEHQVRVQYLHSDVDTIRRVELLRELRMGSFDVLVGINLLREGLDLPEVSLVAILDADKQGFLRSATSLIQTIGRAARNVSGQVIMYADKITDAMDQAIEETNRRRAIQEAHNKEHGIDPMPLRKKIADITDQLAREDADTQELLNNNRLAKDAKRTRASSGVRKDGLAAAPAEDLLSQIEEMTGQMHAAAAELQFELAARIRDEVSELKKELRQMKAAGHA, from the coding sequence ATGAGTCTTGCCCAGCCGATTAAGCGCGTTGTCGCCCCGTTTGAAGTCATCAGCGAATACGAGCCAGCCGGCGACCAGCCGCAGGCCATCAAGCAGCTGACCGAGCGGATCAACAACGGTGAAAAAGACATTGTGCTGCTCGGTGCCACCGGTACCGGCAAATCCGCCACTACCGCGTGGCTGGTGGAGCAGGTGCAGCGTCCCACCCTGGTGCTGGTGCAGAACAAGACGCTGGCCGCCCAGCTGGCCAATGAGTTCCGCGAGCTGATGCCCAATAACGCGGTAGAGTACTTCGTTTCCTATTACGACTACTACCAGCCCGAGGCCTACGTCCCGCAGACTGATACCTTCATCGAGAAGGACTCCTCGATCAACGAGGAAGTCGAACGGCTGCGCCACTCGGCCACCAACTCCCTGCTGACCCGGCGAGATACCATCGTGGTTGCCACGGTATCGTGCATCTACGGCTTGGGCACCCCGGAGGAATATGTCGCCGGCATGGTCACCGTACGCGCCGGCGAGGAACTGAACCGCGATGCCATGCTGCGCCAGTTTGTGGCCATGCAGTACACCCGCAATGACATGGACTTCCACCGCGGCACCTTCCGCGTGCGCGGAGACACCGTGGAGATCATCCCGATGTACGAAGAGCAGGCAGTGCGCATCGAGTTCTTCGGCGACGAAGTCGAAGCCATCTACACCCTGCACCCGGTCACCGGCGAGGTGATCCGCGAAGAAACCGAAATGTACATCTTCCCGGCCAGCCACTATGTGGCCGGTGCTGAACGCATGGGCAAGGCCATCAAGCGCATCGAGGACGAGCTGGCGGTGCGGTTGAAGGAACTCGAATCCCAGAACAAGCTGGTCGAAGCCCAGCGGCTGCGCATGCGCACCACCTATGACCTCGAAATGATGGAGCAGATGGGCTTCTGCAACGGCATCGAGAACTACTCGCGCCACATCGACGGCCGGGATGCCGGATCCGCCCCGCACTGCCTGCTGGATTACTTCCCCGATGATTTCCTGCTCGTGATCGATGAGTCGCACGTGACCGTGCCGCAGATCGGCGCCATGTATGAGGGAGATATGTCGCGCAAGCGCACACTGGTGGAGCACGGTTTCCGTCTGCCCAGCGCCATGGACAACCGCCCGCTGAAGTGGGATGAGTTCTTGGAGCGCATCGGCCAGACGGTCTACCTTTCGGCTACCCCCGGCAAGTACGAGCTGGGCAAGTCCGATGGGTTCGTGGAGCAGATCATCCGCCCGACCGGCTTGATCGATCCGGAGATCCTCGTCAAGCCCACCAAGGGCCAGATTGACGACCTGCTGGACGAGATCCGCACGCGCGTGGACCGTGATGAGCGCGTCCTGGTCACCACGCTGACCAAGCGCATGGCCGAGGACCTGACCGACTACCTCACCGAGCATCAGGTGCGCGTGCAGTACCTGCACTCGGACGTGGATACCATCCGCCGTGTGGAGCTGCTGCGCGAGCTGCGCATGGGATCCTTTGATGTGCTGGTGGGCATCAACCTGCTGCGTGAGGGCTTGGATCTGCCCGAGGTGTCGCTGGTGGCCATTCTCGACGCGGACAAGCAGGGCTTCTTGCGTTCGGCCACCTCGCTGATCCAGACCATCGGCCGCGCCGCGCGTAATGTGTCGGGCCAGGTGATCATGTACGCCGACAAGATCACCGACGCCATGGACCAGGCCATCGAGGAGACGAACCGCCGCCGCGCGATCCAGGAAGCGCATAACAAGGAGCACGGCATCGACCCTATGCCGCTGCGCAAGAAGATCGCCGATATAACCGACCAGCTGGCGCGCGAGGATGCCGACACGCAGGAGCTGCTGAACAACAACCGGCTGGCCAAGGACGCGAAGCGCACCAGAGCGTCCTCGGGCGTACGCAAAGATGGCCTGGCTGCGGCACCGGCCGAGGACCTGCTGTCGCAGATCGAGGAGATGACCGGGCAGATGCATGCCGCGGCGGCCGAACTGCAGTTTGAGCTCGCCGCCCGCATCCGTGACGAGGTGTCGGAATTGAAGAAGGAGTTACGCCAGATGAAGGCCGCCGGGCACGCCTAG
- the coaE gene encoding dephospho-CoA kinase, with the protein MKHVGLTGGVASGKSAVAAKFADLGAVVIDADALARDVVAAGTPGLAAIKDTFGPGILLPDGSLDRKALGAIVFSEEPQRLKLNAIVHPLVRQAARELREKAPADALVVEDIPLLVESGQAENFDAVIVVQAPPGERIRRMVEDRGWSVEDARSRMAAQATDEQRMAVADHVLENSGTLEDLQGRVAALYQQLTKAAGE; encoded by the coding sequence ATGAAGCATGTGGGACTGACCGGGGGAGTGGCCTCGGGAAAATCTGCGGTGGCCGCTAAATTTGCCGACCTCGGAGCGGTGGTGATCGATGCCGATGCCTTGGCGCGCGATGTCGTGGCCGCCGGGACGCCGGGATTGGCTGCGATCAAGGACACGTTTGGCCCCGGAATCCTGCTTCCCGATGGTTCCCTGGACCGCAAGGCACTTGGTGCCATCGTCTTTTCCGAGGAGCCGCAGCGGCTCAAGCTCAACGCGATTGTGCATCCGCTGGTGCGCCAGGCGGCCAGGGAGCTGCGCGAGAAGGCCCCCGCCGACGCCCTGGTGGTCGAAGATATCCCGCTGCTGGTTGAATCCGGGCAGGCCGAGAACTTCGACGCAGTGATCGTCGTGCAAGCGCCGCCAGGCGAACGCATCCGCCGGATGGTCGAGGATCGCGGATGGAGCGTGGAGGATGCCCGCTCCCGGATGGCCGCCCAGGCGACCGATGAGCAGCGGATGGCGGTGGCAGATCATGTGCTGGAGAATTCTGGCACGCTTGAAGATTTGCAGGGGCGCGTGGCCGCCCTCTATCAGCAGTTAACGAAGGCGGCAGGAGAATAA
- a CDS encoding IMPACT family protein — MNTNESVATSYTTLHGHSVHELEFKRSRFITYLYRVETEVQARNHIAALRKSHFDARHHCTAFILGPDRTTQRSNDDGEPSGTAGIPMLDALAKRELPDGTQLSDILAVVVRYFGGIKLGAGGLVRAYSEAVSTALDHTTLLPRQRLRIFTLPAAHASAARYENELRAAGYQVEPTQWQAESALVHIGVPDTPEAAEELHAHVATLTAGAGQLTAAETRWVDLI, encoded by the coding sequence ATGAACACCAACGAATCGGTCGCGACCAGCTATACCACCTTGCATGGCCACAGCGTGCACGAGCTGGAATTCAAGCGCTCGCGCTTCATCACTTACCTCTATCGGGTCGAAACCGAAGTTCAGGCGCGCAACCACATCGCGGCCCTGCGCAAATCGCACTTCGATGCGCGGCACCATTGCACCGCTTTCATCCTCGGCCCCGACCGCACGACCCAGCGCTCCAACGACGACGGCGAGCCATCAGGCACCGCGGGCATCCCGATGCTTGACGCCCTGGCCAAACGCGAACTGCCCGATGGCACGCAGCTCTCGGACATCCTCGCGGTGGTGGTCCGGTACTTCGGCGGCATCAAGCTCGGTGCCGGAGGGCTGGTCCGCGCCTATTCCGAAGCGGTCTCCACCGCCTTGGATCACACCACCCTCCTGCCCCGCCAGCGGCTGCGGATCTTCACCCTTCCCGCCGCCCACGCCAGCGCCGCGCGCTATGAGAACGAGCTGCGCGCCGCCGGCTACCAGGTCGAACCCACACAGTGGCAGGCCGAATCCGCTCTGGTGCACATCGGCGTCCCCGATACGCCAGAAGCCGCCGAAGAATTGCACGCCCACGTCGCCACGCTCACCGCGGGCGCCGGACAACTGACCGCCGCCGAGACCCGATGGGTTGATCTGATTTGA
- a CDS encoding class I SAM-dependent methyltransferase, translating into MNPAPENTADLAALLSGLRRWPDVQAPNLYAADAADRLILDTAATALASTGWPSSVAIVGDHYGALALGALALGSTTVRVHTDSLTARRAIEANLRQLLPERAEQVRFLPLADVADQSATILLALPRGLDVLDEQLAAITATCSPEAKVFAGGRIKHMSRSMNEVLASRFTRVDVSLARQKARVLTATVPRPKQPASSLPATATHRVNGTGFTLQAGAATFGAARLDPGTRLLLGHLPDLSAHASLVDLACGNGSIGIYAALTHPQLQVVASDHSASAVASTLAAAHLNSVADRITATQDDALSRLPDASATLVTLNPPFHIGNTVTADIAFKLIDDAARVLAPGGTLLCVFNSHLRYRSELSRRVGPTSQLARDKTFTVTSSIKAA; encoded by the coding sequence TTGAATCCCGCGCCCGAAAATACCGCCGATCTGGCGGCGCTGCTGAGCGGACTGCGCCGCTGGCCTGACGTTCAAGCGCCCAACCTCTACGCCGCCGATGCCGCCGACCGGTTGATCCTGGACACCGCGGCCACGGCCCTGGCCAGCACCGGCTGGCCCTCTAGTGTGGCCATCGTCGGCGATCATTACGGCGCCCTGGCACTCGGGGCCCTGGCCTTGGGCAGCACCACGGTGCGCGTGCACACCGACTCGCTGACCGCCCGCCGGGCGATCGAGGCCAACCTGCGCCAGCTGCTGCCTGAACGCGCTGAACAGGTCCGCTTCCTCCCGCTGGCTGATGTGGCCGATCAGAGTGCCACGATCCTGCTGGCGCTGCCGCGCGGACTGGATGTGCTTGACGAACAGCTCGCCGCGATCACCGCCACCTGCTCCCCCGAGGCCAAGGTCTTCGCCGGCGGCCGCATCAAGCATATGAGCCGCTCGATGAATGAGGTGCTCGCCAGCCGTTTCACCCGTGTGGATGTGTCCCTGGCCCGGCAGAAGGCCCGCGTCCTCACCGCCACCGTGCCACGGCCCAAACAACCCGCCAGCAGCTTGCCCGCCACTGCAACCCACCGGGTCAACGGGACCGGTTTCACCCTGCAGGCCGGGGCGGCCACCTTCGGCGCGGCGCGCCTGGATCCGGGCACCAGGCTGCTCCTGGGGCATCTGCCGGACCTGTCCGCCCACGCCTCCCTCGTGGATCTGGCCTGTGGAAATGGCTCCATCGGCATCTACGCCGCCCTCACCCACCCGCAGCTGCAGGTGGTCGCGTCCGATCACTCGGCCTCCGCCGTGGCATCCACCCTGGCGGCGGCGCACCTGAACTCTGTGGCCGATCGAATCACCGCCACCCAAGATGACGCGCTCAGCCGGCTGCCCGATGCTTCAGCCACTCTCGTCACCCTGAACCCGCCCTTCCACATCGGCAATACGGTGACCGCCGACATCGCCTTCAAGCTCATCGACGACGCGGCCCGCGTCCTGGCCCCCGGTGGCACATTGTTATGCGTGTTCAACTCGCATCTGCGTTACCGCTCGGAGCTGTCCCGCCGCGTCGGGCCGACTTCCCAGCTGGCCCGGGACAAGACCTTCACCGTGACCAGTTCGATCAAGGCCGCCTGA
- a CDS encoding HNH endonuclease signature motif containing protein codes for MRPAPPAEALSAARRLSSLERQRGEFDAPTTSTIRTEDGELLESLVDLEMDEPDTTTRRRRINGILKTARERQSEEEPEAQEGVFRKGKRRGLVFYEIALRPLRSELFESALAQSDNPRSQAGQAAREAFSEDAGQDAGSTSGHPDFVTDEEATSSEAEEPAPITPAARRLNALMLLLGLNAKSIKRLLDRHRDPAPGSDPPPSEGEDPDLPVIAPQVVVTLTLDELEGRAKTHGITAHGFSLGPTELRQALAKAKIIPMVLGGKGEILDIGRSQRRHPRYMRLGISVRDGGCIVPGCTMDPERCNIHHIKFWSEGGVTAVYWSAMLCDTHHHDVHAGLIKVIPDGGVPKVILPRFMDPMQTPVRNRYNLMQAA; via the coding sequence ATGCGTCCCGCCCCGCCCGCTGAAGCCTTATCCGCCGCCCGCCGGCTCAGTTCGCTTGAACGGCAACGCGGCGAATTCGACGCACCAACAACTTCCACGATCCGCACCGAGGACGGCGAGCTGCTTGAATCGCTCGTGGATCTGGAGATGGACGAACCCGATACCACGACCCGCCGCAGGAGGATCAACGGCATCCTCAAAACCGCCCGAGAGCGGCAATCGGAAGAAGAACCCGAAGCGCAGGAAGGCGTCTTCCGCAAAGGCAAGCGCCGCGGTTTGGTCTTCTATGAGATTGCCCTGCGCCCCTTGCGATCCGAGCTCTTCGAATCTGCGCTGGCCCAAAGCGATAATCCCCGATCCCAGGCAGGCCAGGCAGCCCGCGAGGCGTTCTCCGAGGATGCCGGACAGGACGCCGGCTCCACCAGCGGCCATCCGGATTTCGTCACCGATGAAGAGGCCACATCCAGCGAAGCAGAAGAACCTGCCCCGATCACTCCTGCCGCGCGCCGGCTCAACGCCCTGATGCTATTGCTCGGGCTCAACGCCAAGAGCATCAAGCGTCTGCTGGATCGGCATCGGGACCCAGCGCCCGGTTCCGATCCTCCGCCGTCAGAAGGCGAGGATCCGGATTTGCCAGTGATCGCTCCTCAGGTGGTGGTCACGTTGACGCTGGACGAACTGGAAGGCCGGGCGAAGACCCATGGAATCACCGCACATGGATTCAGCCTTGGCCCCACCGAGTTGCGACAGGCCCTGGCCAAAGCCAAGATCATTCCAATGGTGCTAGGTGGCAAGGGCGAAATCCTGGACATCGGGCGAAGCCAACGCAGGCATCCCCGCTACATGCGGCTCGGGATATCGGTACGCGATGGCGGATGCATTGTTCCGGGATGCACAATGGACCCAGAACGATGCAATATCCATCACATCAAGTTCTGGTCCGAGGGCGGAGTCACGGCAGTCTACTGGAGCGCCATGCTTTGCGACACCCATCATCATGACGTGCATGCCGGGTTGATTAAGGTCATCCCCGATGGCGGTGTCCCGAAGGTGATCCTTCCACGCTTCATGGACCCCATGCAGACCCCGGTACGCAACCGATACAACCTCATGCAGGCTGCCTAG